From one Lycium ferocissimum isolate CSIRO_LF1 chromosome 7, AGI_CSIRO_Lferr_CH_V1, whole genome shotgun sequence genomic stretch:
- the LOC132062607 gene encoding pentatricopeptide repeat-containing protein At4g30700-like has protein sequence MVKNSIGENAYKVFVKMSKRHYSSRISLTFRESSFFVDPIKFAEKQNVKSWTSKISSLVRENQSIEAINLFKTMLKDENKPNYVTVLSVIRASEKWQPMVEGIHGFTVKMGFEFELPVVTALVGVYSIWDMDTAWKLFNDTKGKDVILWSAMVSACVKNGEYIEAIELFRKMLFCGVEPNYVSIVGIVPACANLGALRLGKEIHAYSIKVLYISHVNIQNSLVDMYAKCGSLKASVTVFRRIEKKDLVSWRTMIHGCVKNDRFDEALSLFSEMRYCCFQLDESVIREVIGALSKLDEIKIGQCVHSLVLKMGYLGCVSVVTALLHMYGGFGDIESARSLFDRLKPKDLIAWSTMIAAYAQSERPSNALDIYQQMQSANEKPNEIIYVSLLQACSSMAAEKIGEGIHAQVIKLGNTSNAFLISSLIDMYCKFGRISQGESIFNEYLNKDLICWSSMIKGYGINGHGNEALQCFLDMLNSGIKPNDVVFISVLSACSHCSLEYEGWNWFHAMEERFGVSPKLAHYACMVDMLSRQGNIEEAFEFVNNMPIKPDKRIWGTLLAGCRKTRVSVEISEIVAKQHIALDPENTSYLTYTQSRTDANMSNS, from the coding sequence ATGGTAAAGAATTCAATTGGTGAAAATGCATACAAGGTGTTTGTTAAAATGTCAAAGAGACATTACTCGTCTAGAATTTCATTAACTTTTCGTGAAAGCTCCTTTTTCGTTGACCCAATTAAGTTTGCTGAAAAACAAAATGTAAAATCATGGACATCCAAAATATCCAGTTTGGTGAGGGAAAACCAATCCATAGAAGCCATTAACTTGTTCAAAACAATGCTAAAAGATGAAAACAAGCCAAATTACGTTACAGTTTTAAGCGTTATACGAGCTTCCGAAAAATGGCAGCCTATGGTAGAAGGAATTCACGGGTTTACAGTCAAAATGGGATTTGAATTTGAACTACCTGTTGTGACGGCTCTTGTTGGTGTTTACTCTATTTGGGATATGGATACTGCATGGAAATTGTTTAATGACACAAAGGGCAAAGATGTAATTTTGTGGAGCGCGATGGTTTCAGCTTGTGTCAAGAATGGAGAGTACATCGAGGCTATTGAGCTTTTCAGGAAAATGTTATTTTGTGGTGTGGAACCAAATTATGTTAGCATTGTGGGAATTGTCCCTGCTTGTGCCAATCTTGGTGCTTTAAGACTTGGAAAAGAAATTCATGCTTACTCAATAAAAGTTTTGTATATATCTCATGTTAATATCCAGAATTCCCTTGTGGATATGTATGCTAAATGTGGGAGTTTGAAGGCTTCCGTTACTGTTTTTCGTCGAATAGAGAAGAAGGATCTTGTTTCTTGGAGGACTATGATTCATGGATGCGTAAAAAATGATCGTTTTGATGAAGCTTTGAGTTTGTTCTCTGAGATGAGGTATTGTTGCTTTCAACTGGATGAGAGTGTTATTCGTGAAGTAATTGGAGCATTGTCAAAGTTGGATGAGATTAAAATTGGACAATGTGTTCACAGCCTTGTGCTCAAGATGGGATACTTGGGATGTGTTTCAGTAGTGACTGCTCTTCTTCACATGTATGGTGGTTTTGGTGATATTGAATCGGCTAGGAGTCTGTTTGATCGTCTGAAACCAAAAGATCTTATTGCCTGGAGTACGATGATTGCAGCATATGCCCAAAGTGAGCGTCCTAGTAATGCGCTTGATATATATCAACAGATGCAATCAGCAAATGAGAAGCCTAATGAGATTATCTATGTTAGTTTATTACAGGCTTGTTCTTCGATGGCTGCTGAAAAGATTGGAGAAGGGATCCACGCCCAAGTGATAAAGTTGGGAAATACATCCAATGCATTTTTGATATCCTCACTTATTGACATGTATTGCAAATTTGGTCGCATAAGCCAAGGAGAGTCAATTTTCAATGAATATCTTAACAAAGATCTTATCTGTTGGAGCTCAATGATCAAGGGTTATGGAATTAATGGGCATGGAAATGAGGCTCTTCAGTGTTTCTTAGACATGTTAAACTCTGGGATTAAACCAAATGATGTTGTTTTCATTTCTGTTCTATCTGCATGCAGTCATTGTAGCCTTGAATATGAGGGGTGGAACTGGTTTCATGCTATGGAAGAGAGATTCGGTGTTTCTCCAAAACTTGCACATTATGCGTGCATGGTTGATATGCTTAGTCGTCAAGGCAATATAGAAGAAGCTTTTGAATTCGTCAACAACATGCCTATTAAGCCTGATAAGAGGATATGGGGAACTCTGCTTGCTGGTTGTAGAAAGACTCGTGTATCAGTTGAGATCTCTGAGATAGTTGCCAAACAGCATATTGCTTTAGACCCAGAAAATACCAGCTATCTAACTTATACGCAGAGCAGGACAGATGCAAATATGTCGAACAGTTGA